DNA sequence from the Burkholderia pyrrocinia genome:
GCACGGCAACCGCGCGCCTGGCCGGGCGCGACGGCGCCCCCGGTTTTCTGGCACCATCTGACGATCCTGTGCGACGGACGCGGCCGCGCACGCCGCTGTCCCGGCGGCACGACTCGAACAACGATGGAGACAACCTGATGCCCACGGTGCTGCAACCGGAGCGTGCCGACCCATCGCGGCCGGACGCCGGCGCAATCGACTCCGACCGCATGGCCGCGTGGCGGCTCGCGATCTGCCTGTCGCTCGGCAGCGCGATCGCGCTCGGCCTCGCGCGCTTTTCGTATGCGCTGCTGCTGCCGCCGATGAAGGCCGATCTCGGCTGGACGTTCGCACAGGCCGGCGCGCTGAACACCGCGAACGCTGCGGGCTACCTGATCGGCGCACTCGCGTTTCCGATGCTGTCGCGGCGCCGGCGCGCGGGCACGCTGCTCGCGGCCGGCTGCGCGTTGACCGCGTTGCTGATGGCCGCATGCGGGTTCACGTCGGACATGCACACGCTGCTCGTGCAGCGGCTCGCGACCGGCGTCGGCAGCGCGCTGATCTTCATCAGCGGCGGCGTGCTGGCCGCGCGGCTCGCGTCGGCGTCGCCGCGCGATGCGGGGTTGCTGCTCGGTCTCTATTACGGCGGCACGGGGTGGGGCATCGTCGCGTCGTCGCTGCTCGTGCCGGCCACGCTCACGCATGGTGTGCACGGCTGGCAGCCCGCATGGTTCGCGCTCGCGGTTGCCTGCGTGCTGTTCTCGGCGATGGCCGTGTCGGCCGCGCGTCGTATCGAGCGCGCGCACGCGGCGCAGGCTGCGCCACGCGACGGCGCGGTGCCGGCCGTCACCGCGAGCCCGGCCCGCTTCGCGCTCGCGCTGGCCGGCTACGGCCTGTTCGGTGTCGGCTACATCGGCTATATGACGTTCATCGTCGCGCTGCTGCGCGGCGCGGGGATGAGCGGCACGGTGGTATCGGCGTTCTACGTGATGCTCGGCATCGCGACCGTCGTCTCGGCGCGGCTGTGGTCGCGCTTGCTCGACCGGATGCGCGGCGGCCAGGCGCTGGCCGTGCTCAACGCGCTGCTCGGCATCGCGACGCTGATGCCCGCGATATTCGTACATCCGGCCGCCGCGTTTGCGTCGGGCGTGCTGTTCGGCGCGACGTTCCTGTCGGCCGTTGCATCGACGACCGCGTTCGTGCGGCACAACCTGCCGCCTGACGGCTGGGCGAAGGGGATCAGCGCGTTTACGACGGTCTTCGCGTTCGGTCAGATTGCCGGGCCTGTCGCGATCGGCTGGGTGTCGGACAGCGCGGGGCTCGCGCGCGGGCTCGTGTATTCGGCGCTGACGCTGTTCGCGGGCGCCGCGCTCGCGGCCGGGCAGCGTGCGTTGCGGACGTCCGCGTAGTCAAGCGAAGGTCACCGCACGCACGCCGTGCGAGACACGCGATGAAACGCGCGGCTGAAATAGATGAGGCTGTCGCCGTCGTCGCGTACGCGGATCGACGTCGCCTCGATGAACATCACCGAATGCGAGCCGACTTCCTTCATCTCGGCGATCGTGCCCTGCAGGCTCGCGAGTGCGTCGCGCAGCACGGGCACGTCCTGCTCGCCGCGATCCCACACGGGCAGTTCGAAGCGCCGCTCCATCGGCAGGTCGGTGAGCCCCGCGAAATGCCGCGCGAGCAGTTCGTGCTCGGCCGGCAGCACGTTGATGCAGACATGGCGGTTGCGCTCGAAGGTCGCGTGCATCGCACTCGACCGGTTCAGGCATACCAGCAGCGTCGGCGGCGCGTCGGTGACGGAGCAGACGGCGCTCGCGGTGATCCCGCAGCGGCCGTGCGGCCCGGCGGTGGTGATCACGTTGACGGCCGCGCCGAGGTGGGCCATCGCTTGCCGGAACGCTTTCTGCGCGTCGGTCGGTTCGACGCGTGCAGGTCGCGCGCCAGCGGGCGTGGAGATCGTGGAGGATGAGGCGGACATGGGCGCTCCCGGGTGGACGAAGGCGGCGATCGTTCGCGCTGCCGGTGCAGCGTTCGATCGTCGACGATGACCCAAGCGTACGTCGCGAAAATGCGGACGACCATTCGCACGATTGACGATGAAGATGGCGTTCTCGCCAACGCGTCTAAAGGTTCTACCTAGATGCGCGGCGCGCTGCGCGAAAAAAGCGCGATTGTGCGTTCGTGCGGCACGTAAAAGGGTGTTCAGCGGGTTTTCGGCTCGTTATGATGTACCGCACACCCCCAGCGAACGACGCTCGCGACGAGCCGGCAACCGGCCCCATGCGCGGCGCGTGCGATACCCATACCGATATTTTGCGAGACACCCGCGATGACGTCACCCGCACCGATCGTATACATCGTCGACGACGACAGCGGCATGCGCACGTCGCTCGCGTGGTTGCTCGAATCGGTCGGCATCGCGTCCGAAGGGTTCGCGAACGCCGCCGACTTTCTCGCGCGCTTCGACGTGAACCTGCCCGCGTGCCTGGTGCTCGACGTGCGGATGCCGGAGAAAAGCGGCTTCGACGTGCAGGCGGAACTGAATGCGCGCGGCGCGACGCTGCCGGTGATCTTCGTCAGCGGGCACGGCGATATCCCGATGTCGGTGCGTGCGCTGCAGAACGGCGCGATCGATTTCGTCGAGAAGCCGTACAACTCGCAGCAGATGCTCGAGCGCGTGCAGCGCGCGCTGCGGCTCGCGCAGCAGCGGCATGCGGTCGGCCAGCGCCACCGCGAGCTGCGCCAGCGGCTCGATGCGCTGACCGCGCGCGAGAAGGAAGTGCTGCGCGGCGTGGTCGACGGCAAGGGCAGCAAGCAGATCGCGTCGGACCTGTCGATCAGCGTGAAGACCGTCGACGTGCATCGCGCGAGCATCAAGGAGAAGCTCGGCGCGACATCGATCGCCGCGCTCGTGCGCGACGTGATGGTCGTGTGGGGCGACGACGGAGAGTCGTCGCGCTAGCGGTTCGCATGCATGCTGACGCGGCCGCACCCGAACGTGCCGCGTGCGTGGCACCGGTCGGCACCGCGCGATCGATGCGTACCGCCGCTCAGCGCATGTACAACCCGCCGTTGATATCCCAGCACGCACCGTTCGCGAAATGCGCGTCGCCCGACGCGAGCAGCACGGCTGCGTCCGCAACGAAGCCGGCCGACCCGAGCTTGCCGCCCGGCAGGCTCGCGAGCACCTGACGAAGCTTTTCCGGCGCGACGCTTTCATACACGATCGGCAGATCGAGCGGGCCCGGCGAGATCGCGTTGACGGTCACGCCCTGCGAAGCGAGGTCGCGCGCGAACACCTTGGTCAGCGTCAGCGTGCCGCCTTTCGCGGCCGCGTAGTGTGCGCCCGTCGCCGAGCCGCCGTTCTGTCCGGCGAGCGACGCGATGTTGACGATGCGGCCCGCGCCGCGCGTCGCGAAGTACTGGCCGAACACCTGGCAGCCGAACAGCACGCTGCGCAGGTTCACGTCGATCACCTGGTCGAACTGCTCGGCCGTGATCTCCATCGCCGGCACGACCTTCGATGCACCCGCGTTGTTGACGAGCACGTCGACCGTGCCCCAGCGTGCGACGAGCGCATCGCGCGCCGCTTCGAAATCGCGCTTCGACGTGACGTCGAGCGGCAACGCGATCGCGCGTTCGCCGCTCGGGTCGAGTGCGCGTGCATGCGCATGAATCGCGTCGGCGGCGATATCGGCCAGCGCGACGCGGTAGCCGGCCGCATGAAAGCGTTCGGCAATGACGGCGCCGAGCCCGCGCGCGGCGCCGGTGACGAGGACGATTCGCTCTGACATGGTGCGTGATTCCCTGGTTCGCGGGCGCGCGCTTATCGAAGCCGCGCCCGCATCGTGGTTCATGCGGCGAGCGCCGCTTCGAAGTGTGCCGCGATCGCGCATACCTGTTCGTCAGCGCCGTTGCGCCCGACGATCTGCAAGCCGGCCTTCAGCGGTGAACCGGCGAGCGGAAGCGGCATGCTCAGCGCCGGATGGCCGCTCAGGTTGAACGGCCGGATCAGCGACGACATCGCGATGACCGATACGCCGTCGCGCGCCTGCCGCAGCGTGATCGGCAACGCGGGCAGTGTCGGCAGGACCAGCACGTCGGCGTGTTCGAGCGCGGCGTCGACCTGAGCGGTGAAACGCACGCGGACGGCTTCGGCTTCGGCGAGTGCGGCCGGAGTCGTCGTCGCGGCCGTGCGCAGCCGCGCATCGAGATCGGCGCCGAGCTTGGCCGTCGCGACCAGATGGCCGAACGCGCGCGACGTTTCCGCGTTGATCACGGCGAGCCCCGCGGCGAACGCGGCCGGCATCTCGTCGAGCACGATCGCATGCGAGCGCAGGCCCGATGTACGTACTGCCGCATCGAGCGCGGCGGCGATCGCCGGATCGGCATCGACGGTGATTTGCGCGATCGTGCAGTTCGCCGACGATGCGGCCGCACGCGCACGATCGAAGCCCGGCGCGATTGCGGCCATCACCGCGGCCAGCATGCGGATATCGCGTGCGAACGGCCCGACGCAATCGAGCGTGGTGTCGACGGGCGCCACGCCGCGCCGCGACACGCGACCGAACGTCGGCTTCAGCCCGACTACACCGCAGCACGCGGCCGGCCCGCGAATCGAGCCGCCCGTATCGGTGCCGAGCGCCGCATCGACTGCGCCGAGCCCGACCAGCGATGCGGAGCCGCTCGACGAGCCGCCCGGAATGCGCGATGCGTCCTGCGGATTGACGGGCGTGCCCGTGTAGTCGTTGATGCCGGTCATGCCGAACGCGAGTTCGTGCATGTTCGCCTTGCCGGCGATCTGCCAGCCCGCGTCGAGCAGCAGGCGGACCACGTCCGCATGCTGCGCTGCCGGCGGCGCATCGGCGAGCGCGCGGCTCGCCGCGCGGGTCGGATGGCCGGCGATGTCGATCGTGTCCTTGATCGCGATCGTCGGGCCGGGGCCGCCGAGCGTGAAGGTGTCGATGAAGCCTGTCATGGTCGGTGTCGTGAAGCAGCAGTAGGAGGCATCAGGACCGTGGCGCGGCGGCGAGCGGCCATGGGCCGTCGAGCACGCGCTCGGTGCGGAAATGACGGATCAGCCAGGCGGAACCGTCGGCGGCCGGCGCGAAATCGACGGTCAGCCGCGCGGCGATCAACTCGGCCGTGCCGTCCGCGTAGCGCGACGCCTGCAGCATGATCCAGCGGCCGCGCGCGCTCACGTTGCCTGCGCCGACCTCGATCGCTTCCGACGTCAGGAAATGCAGGTTCGCCGAGAAGTGCGGATCGGGCGGCAGATAGTGGCGCAGCATCGCGACGATCGCGGCCGTGCCTTCGAGGCGGCCGAACTTGCGCGCGTACTGCGGACCGATGCCTTCCCACACGGCGTCGGCCGTGAACAGGTCGGCGAGTGGCGGGCCGTCGCCGGCATCCTCGGGCACGTCGCACAGCGCCATGTAGCGCGTGATCGTCGCGCGCACCGCGTGCTCGGCGTCGAGCGCCGCGACACGTTGAACGAGCGTTTCGATCAGGCCGGGTGACAGGTCGGTCATCGCGTGCCTCACGACGCGGGCCGCGCGGCCGGCGGCACGGTCAGCGCACGGCCGACCCGCGCCTCGATCTTGCCGTAGCGCCACAG
Encoded proteins:
- a CDS encoding YbfB/YjiJ family MFS transporter, which codes for MPTVLQPERADPSRPDAGAIDSDRMAAWRLAICLSLGSAIALGLARFSYALLLPPMKADLGWTFAQAGALNTANAAGYLIGALAFPMLSRRRRAGTLLAAGCALTALLMAACGFTSDMHTLLVQRLATGVGSALIFISGGVLAARLASASPRDAGLLLGLYYGGTGWGIVASSLLVPATLTHGVHGWQPAWFALAVACVLFSAMAVSAARRIERAHAAQAAPRDGAVPAVTASPARFALALAGYGLFGVGYIGYMTFIVALLRGAGMSGTVVSAFYVMLGIATVVSARLWSRLLDRMRGGQALAVLNALLGIATLMPAIFVHPAAAFASGVLFGATFLSAVASTTAFVRHNLPPDGWAKGISAFTTVFAFGQIAGPVAIGWVSDSAGLARGLVYSALTLFAGAALAAGQRALRTSA
- the hpaC gene encoding 4-hydroxyphenylacetate 3-monooxygenase, reductase component — translated: MSASSSTISTPAGARPARVEPTDAQKAFRQAMAHLGAAVNVITTAGPHGRCGITASAVCSVTDAPPTLLVCLNRSSAMHATFERNRHVCINVLPAEHELLARHFAGLTDLPMERRFELPVWDRGEQDVPVLRDALASLQGTIAEMKEVGSHSVMFIEATSIRVRDDGDSLIYFSRAFHRVSRTACVR
- a CDS encoding response regulator transcription factor, which produces MTSPAPIVYIVDDDSGMRTSLAWLLESVGIASEGFANAADFLARFDVNLPACLVLDVRMPEKSGFDVQAELNARGATLPVIFVSGHGDIPMSVRALQNGAIDFVEKPYNSQQMLERVQRALRLAQQRHAVGQRHRELRQRLDALTAREKEVLRGVVDGKGSKQIASDLSISVKTVDVHRASIKEKLGATSIAALVRDVMVVWGDDGESSR
- a CDS encoding SDR family NAD(P)-dependent oxidoreductase — translated: MSERIVLVTGAARGLGAVIAERFHAAGYRVALADIAADAIHAHARALDPSGERAIALPLDVTSKRDFEAARDALVARWGTVDVLVNNAGASKVVPAMEITAEQFDQVIDVNLRSVLFGCQVFGQYFATRGAGRIVNIASLAGQNGGSATGAHYAAAKGGTLTLTKVFARDLASQGVTVNAISPGPLDLPIVYESVAPEKLRQVLASLPGGKLGSAGFVADAAVLLASGDAHFANGACWDINGGLYMR
- a CDS encoding amidase, which encodes MTGFIDTFTLGGPGPTIAIKDTIDIAGHPTRAASRALADAPPAAQHADVVRLLLDAGWQIAGKANMHELAFGMTGINDYTGTPVNPQDASRIPGGSSSGSASLVGLGAVDAALGTDTGGSIRGPAACCGVVGLKPTFGRVSRRGVAPVDTTLDCVGPFARDIRMLAAVMAAIAPGFDRARAAASSANCTIAQITVDADPAIAAALDAAVRTSGLRSHAIVLDEMPAAFAAGLAVINAETSRAFGHLVATAKLGADLDARLRTAATTTPAALAEAEAVRVRFTAQVDAALEHADVLVLPTLPALPITLRQARDGVSVIAMSSLIRPFNLSGHPALSMPLPLAGSPLKAGLQIVGRNGADEQVCAIAAHFEAALAA
- a CDS encoding nuclear transport factor 2 family protein, whose amino-acid sequence is MTDLSPGLIETLVQRVAALDAEHAVRATITRYMALCDVPEDAGDGPPLADLFTADAVWEGIGPQYARKFGRLEGTAAIVAMLRHYLPPDPHFSANLHFLTSEAIEVGAGNVSARGRWIMLQASRYADGTAELIAARLTVDFAPAADGSAWLIRHFRTERVLDGPWPLAAAPRS